The DNA sequence GTCGGAATCGATCAGTCAATTGTTGCTGTGTTGGTGTCGAGCCAGGTTGCCTCCAGCAATGGCGAGGCGCTTCGCCTGATTAAACAGGGCGCCGTGTCGGTCAATGGCCAAAAAATCGACGCTGACCAAACGGTTCGAGAAACTAGCCTCGTCAAAAAGGGCAAAAACAGCTTTATTTTAGTACGATAATCTTTGCGATTTGTATCCGCTTGTGCTACAATAATCAATAATTAGGGAGGGCCATGAAAAAGTATATTATCGGCAATTGGAAGATGAATCTAAATGTTCACGAGTCTTCGTTGTATGTTGCTAAACTAGCACAAGACGTGCCAGTTCATCGTGAGGTGGAAACAGTTATTTGCCCCTCGTTTCTGGCTTTACAGCCATTGTCGCTCCAGGTCAATCATCGTCAATTGAAGCTCGGTGCCCAAGATTGTTATTGGCGCGATGACGGTGCATTTACTGGTGAGGTCTCTGCCAATCAGCTACGTGGTTTAGCTCAATTTATTCTAGTCGGGCACTCGGAGCGCCGAAACATTTTTGGTGAAGATGATCGCGAGATTCGTTTCAAGGTTCAGGCAGCTCTCCGCAATGGTCTGCGGCCGGTGCTTTGTGTTGGCGAAACACAGTTTGAACGCGAAGAAGGTGCCACCAAACACGTTTTGAGCGATCAGGTTGTGAGCGGCCTGTTGAATGTTGATAG is a window from the Candidatus Saccharibacteria bacterium genome containing:
- a CDS encoding triose-phosphate isomerase, with the translated sequence MKKYIIGNWKMNLNVHESSLYVAKLAQDVPVHREVETVICPSFLALQPLSLQVNHRQLKLGAQDCYWRDDGAFTGEVSANQLRGLAQFILVGHSERRNIFGEDDREIRFKVQAALRNGLRPVLCVGETQFEREEGATKHVLSDQVVSGLLNVDSDQISEVIVAYEPVWAIGNGNTAEAVDIEQAMSLIRAQIGHMFGKKAATSVPILYGGSVKLNNAKAIMSIDNVDGLLVGGASLVAPEFAGMVSIANECAREERADKKD